The Oncorhynchus tshawytscha isolate Ot180627B linkage group LG16, Otsh_v2.0, whole genome shotgun sequence nucleotide sequence atcaaaatccacaaataaatacttaattggccacaaaatcaacattttgcaatagcCATCTCAGTCTCGGGACTTGAAATCAATTAAAATACATGGTTTGAATCTGAGAGGGCAGCCCATAATcgcagatgaaggatatcaagcatctggaaggattctgtatggcaAAATTGGCCTAAGATCCTTGCCAATGTGTTCTCATTTGAACAAAGGGCTCAGTGCTGTTATCCTTGCAAGGTGAAGTATTAAAAGCTATcaaaaacaggggtgtcaatttTGACCGTGCCTTTTACAGAAAAAACTATTACTTGTTAAAGAATCTCTTTCTGTGAGCAACTGTATTAGTGTAAAATGATAATTTCCCACTTTTTAGCATACATTTTTGCTCATcgttatcaagggtgtcaatttcgataactgactgcctgactgactgcattcggaaagtattcagaccctttcactttttccaaatgttgttacattacagccttattctaaaatgaattaagtacatttttttccctcattaatctacacacagtagcccataatgacaaagcgaaaacagtttttttagaaatttttgcaaatgtaaaaaaaaaacagatacttatttacataaggattcagaccctttgcttaaGACTCAATTTACCTccggtgcatcctttttccattgatcatccttgatgtttctacaacttgattggagcccacctgtagtaaattaaattgattggacatgatttgtaaaggcacacaactgtctatataaggtcccacagttaacagtgcatgtcagagcaaaaaccaagaccggtcgaaggaattgtccatagagcgctGAGACACGATTTTatcaaggcacagatcttgggcagggtaccaacacatttctgcagcattgaaggtccccaagaacacagtgtcttctatcattcttaaatggaagaagtttggaaccaccaagactcttctgagagctggccacctggccaaaatgagcaatcgggggagaagggcctcggATCAACTCGAGGCCCTTCTCAGAGCTCCAgagatggcagaaccttccataaggacaaccatctttgcatcactccactaatcagacctttatggtagagtggccagacggaagccagtcctcagtaaaaggcacatgacagcccgcttggagtttgccaaaatgcacctaatggactctcagaccatgagaaacaagattctctggtctgatgaaaccaagattgaacactttgtcctgaatgccaagcatcaggtcTGGAGGAAAACAGGCAACTCTcgtcacctggccaataccatccctacagtgaagcatggtggtggcagcatcagcggcagggactgggagaccagtcagaatcgatggaaagatgaacggagcaaagtacagagagatccttgatgaaaacctgctccagatcgcTCAGGACCTCACTGGGGCGAAGGtgaaccttccaacaggacaacgaccctaagcacacagccaagataatgcaggagtggcttcaggacaagtctctgaatgtccttgagtggcctaaccaaagcccggacttgaacccgatcaaacttctttggagagacctgataatatctttgcagcgacgctccccatccaacctgacagagcttgaggatcaaccgagaagaatggtagaaactctcCAAAGaccggtgtgccaagcttgtagaatcATACCCATGAAAGACTCGGGGCtttaatctctgccaaaggttcttcaacaatgtactgagtaaagggtttgaatacttttgtaaatgtgatatttcagtatttttttatttatttaggaaAAATGTCATCTGTTTTTGCTTTAACATTATGGATTATTAGGTGTAGTAGAATGATGAAGGaaaaacaatttcatccattttagaataaggctgtaacaaaatatgggaaaagtgaaggggtctgaatactttctgagtgtgtgtgtgtgtgtgagtggatcTGTGCAGCGTCCCTCAGAACCAACGCTTCTTAAGAGTGTAGGACATAGTTTAATTAGTAGTCTAAGGTTGTCCTCACAGGTTTTCTCACTCTGCTCATCTCCTGCTGGGTCTGCCCCAGATGAATCACAGCCTACCACCCACATTGCTATTTGCCAAATTATCATCCTACCTGATTTGACCTGCaggacttttttccacatttaacATTCAAAAAAACATACTCTCACCTTTGCTGTGTTTTTGATGGCAACCAGCCTTAAGAaatggaatccagccagagtggggaGATCCAACAAGCTatattcagaatgactgccagggttagaATGGTTAATGAATTAGACTAGCTAAATCATCTTAACTGGAACAAGCATTTCAGCAACGGGTGCGGTAAGTcaactgattggattagtttagaaaaatgtatcttATTtctctttgtgtagcataagatacattcatgtacatacaaaAGCCCAGATATTgaagcaaacatttaaaaaaaaatctaactacAATAGAGCATGTtaggaaatatgataatgatgggtgtaGTTTTGCAGACCAGCATGGAACAGCTTGGTCACCAGCATCACTAGCTTGAGCAGATCGTCAGCCTGcctaaccagctagaccatgttgGTCTGACCAACTTTGACCAGCATAGACCAGCATGCAATTTAGGCTGATCTGTACTATTTTTTTCAGCAGGGAACTAGAACCACTACTTTAACTCCTCACCCTGTTAGGGCACACTCATGTCTTGGTCACTTCAAATACTTTGTATCAACCTTCGTTTCAGTGGGGAAAATAGGGAAAATGTTAGAGCTTTACATGTACGCTACTAGAGTACCTGACTGTTGTATTACAGGTTGCTTTCATGTAAGTTGGTTAACTTGTGTGCTTGTGTCATTAAAGGCAGTGCCCATTGTTAATATGCTTTAAGTGTGTGAATAAGACTAAAACATGAACACAGATTGAAAATATATACTaaactaaaatataaatgcaacatgtaaagtgttggtgagctgaaataaaagttgccagaaatgttccatatgcacaaatagcttatttctcaaaaaatgttgtgcacaaatttgtttacattcctgttagtgagcatttatactttgccatgataatccatccacctgacaggtgtggcatatcaagaagctgattaaacaacatgctCATTACACACGtccatcttgtgctggggacaataaaaggccactcatcggcctcccgggtggcgctgtACTGCaatgccagctgtgccaccagagactctgggttcgcgcccaggctctgtcgtaaccggccacgaccgggaggtccgtggggcgacgcacaattggcctagcgtcgtccgggttagggagggtttggccggtagggaaatccttgtctcatcgcacaccagcgactcctgtggcaggccgggcgcagtgcgcgctaaccaaggttgccaggtgcacggtgtttcctccgacgcattggtgcggctggcttccgggttggatggcgctgtgttaagaacagggtggcttggttgggttgtgtatcggaggacgcatgactttcaaccttcgtctctcccgagcccgtacaggagttgtagcgatgagacaagatagtagctactgaacaattggataccacgaaatttgggagaaaaaggggtaaaaattcaaataaaaaataaaataaaaaaataaaaggccactctaaaatgtgaagttttgtcaaacaaaacatatccacagatgtctcaagtttggaGGTAGTgtgcaattgccatgctgacttcaggaatgcccaccacagctgttgccagagaattacgTGTTCATTTTTCTTACTATAAGCCgtctccaatgtcattttagagaatttggcagtacgtccaaccggcctcacaactgcagaccatgtgtaaccatgccagcccaggacctccacacctgGGATCGTCTGACCAACTTtgccgcaaggatctgtacacaattcttggaagctgaaaatggcaCAGTTCTTccctggcctgcatactcaccagacatgtcacccattgagcatgctctggattgacatgtacgacagcgtgttccagttcctgccaatatccagcaactccgcgcagacattgaagaggagtgggacaacaggcCACAAtccacagcctgatcaactcaatgcgaaggagatgtgtcgaggtacatgaggcaaatggtggtcattcCTAAtactggctggttttcctttttttttttaaaggtatctgcaACCAAGAGATGCATAccctatctgtattcccagtcgtgaaatccaatagattagggcctaatgattttctttcaattgactgatttccttatatgaactgtaagtcagaACAAGCTTAGAAATTGTCACAAGTTGCGTTTAGTCATGTTGGCCGTATTGGATtcataataaaaatgtatttacacCAAAACACTCTATGGGCATGAGTaaatgtatataaatgtatataatttACAAAAATCATATTTCCAGATTATTTAACCTCCATCACATGGTATTATGGCAGTCTTTTGGGATTTTGGATGCCATATTGGATTTGAGGCAAAAATCCAGGGTGACCCCAACAATAATCTATTGTGTCATCCTCACTTAATTGCAAGAATAGGGGCTTTGgagccaaaaacatttaatttCGATGTCTGAGCCCAATTGTTTTCTTTAGAGACGATTTACTGTAGCCACAACATTAAAAAAAACGTGTAACTATGTATTTTTGTCAGGCAGGGCCACGCAGCACAGAATGAGAGCGAATTTGATTTAGAAAGTTCTGTTACTCAGCTACCAAAAAGTAAAGCTTACATTTATCATAAATATCCATTATATTTCCGCCTATTGTATCTCTGTGTCTACAGGTCTATATTTCCAAAGAAGCATGCTGCAGACAACCCTTGTATTCCAAATTTGAGCAATATCAGAGCTTGCAAtattgtacactgctcaaaataaagggaacacttaaacaacacaatgtaactccaagtcaatcacacttctgtgaaatcaaactgtcaacttaggaagcaacactgattgacaataaatttcacatgctgttgtgcaaatggaatagacaacaggtggaaattatatgcaattagcaagacacccccaataaaggagtggttctgcaggtggtgaccacagaccacttctcagttcctatgcttcctggctgatgttttggtcacttttgaatgctggcgatgctttcactctagtggtagcatgagacggagtctacaacccacacaagtggctcaggtagtgcagctcatccaggatggcacatcaatgctgtgtctgtcagcgtagtgtccagagcatggaggcgctaccaggagacaggccagtacatcaggagacgtggaggaggccgtaggagggcaacaacccagcagcaggaccgctacctccgcctttgtgcaaggaggagcaggaggagcactgccagagccctgcaaaatgacctccagcaggccacaaatctgcatgtgtctgctcaaacggtcagaaacagactccatgagggtggtatgagggcccgacgtccacaggtgggggttgtgcttacacccaacaccgtgcaggaagtttggcatttgccagagaacaccaagattggcaaattcgccactggcgccctgtgctcttcacagatgaaagcaggttcacactgagcacatgacagacgtggcagagtctggagacgccgtggagaacgttctgctgcctgcaacatcctccagcatgaccggtttggcggtgggtcagtcatggtgtgggttggcatttctttggggggggcagcacagccctccatgtgctcgccagaggtagcctgactgccattaggtaccgagatgagatcctcagaccccttgtgagaccatatgctggtgtcggttggccctgggttcctcctaatacaAGACAATGCTAAACCTcacgtggctggagtgtgtcagcagttcctgcaagaggaaggcgttgatgctatggactggcccgcccgttccccagacctgaatccaattgagcacatctgggacatcatgtctcgctccatccaccaatgccacgttgcaccacagactgtccaggagttggcagatgctttagtccaggtctgggaggagatccctcaggagaccacccgccacctcatcaggagcatgcccaggcgttgtagggaggtcatacaggcacatggaggccacacacactactgagcctcattttgacttgttttaaggacattacatcaaagttggatcagcctgtagcacggttttccactttaatttcgAGTGTGACTCCAAAACCAGACCTTCCTGGGTTGAAAAATTtgttttccattgataatttttgtgtgattttgttgtcagcacattcaactatgtaaagaaaaaagtatttaataagaatatttaattcattcagatctaggatgtgttattttagtgttccctttatttttttgagcagtgtattacaTACTGTAAGCTTATGTGTAAGCTTAtcatcctccctccagccaggcaTTATTCTGCACTTTTGAGTTTAGGGGGTGTCACACAATATCTATCAATTTAACCACCTTTGCAGTAAAATATATTTACACAACCATCCATTTTAATAGATGAGACATTATAGATCTGAAAAAACATTGTTGTGTTTTGTTATATCTCAGGTAGAGGTATCTAAAAACAACTGGAGCCTTGCCACCACCTATTGCTTGAAGTGTGCATTTTGAATGATTTGTTTTCAACCCAGGTCTGTGAGTATCAGTTTCTCTCCCTGAAAATCAAGTCCATGAATTTTAAAATGATATCATCTGAAAGAAATCCCCAATGTTCTCTAAGGTATACGGATATTTGATTGAGGTGTGTATTGATTTTCTATTACTTGCTTTTTAACTCAGgtctcagcactgaggggaatgCCTCCACCAGAGGGTTCtggtcctaaccctaaccactggGCCCTCTCAGAGTTACTGGGCCAGAGGAGGCTTGTGGTGTTGGGGGTGCTAGTAGCATGGATGGTCCTCTTCCATCTCCTGGTGAATGTGTggctcctctgtctcttcacCAGCCTGCTGGTGGtcctgggtggctggctggggtCCCGTGCTGCCCTGGATGCCAACAGCCTGCTACACCTGGAGCACTTCGTCCCCCTGGGTAGATCACAGCCGGCCCTCCACTCGCCTGAGAGCGAATGGAGGCTGGACCACGAGATCCAAAGCGCTGTGCATAAAGCCATCCGAGACTTTGTGTCATCTTGGTACCACACCATGCTGACCGAGGAGGAGGGGCTGGGGGAGTTTGAGCACATTATGCGGGACGCCATGTTGGATTCAGTGATGGAGCTGAAGGAGAGGGCTCGGTGCGTGGACAGGAGAGTGCTGGTCCAGAGGACCTTGGAGCTGTGTGGCTGCCACCTGCAGAGCTACATGACAGCCAGGGAGATGATGAAGCAGGCAgaggcacggctggggatgcagGACAGAGACAGCTCCAGCACCCCCAGCCTGTGGGAGCTCTATAGCCAGGCAGATGCCCCCCACCCAGCCCTGGCTAGTCCAGCCACGGAGCTCAGCTATTCCCGGGCCGTAGTGGACCTCCTAATGCAAGTCCTGGTCCCGTTCCCTCACCTGGAGACCAGGACAGGGAGATACATGGTGGGGGAGTTGATCACCTGTAACGTCCTCCTCCCACTGGTCAGTAGGGTGTCCGATCCTGACTGGCTCAACCTTACCATTGTGGACTTGTTCACCAAAGCCAAAGAATCACCGGATGAGTCCCTCGATGAGCTCTCTGATACTCCAGTCCAGCTGCACAGGAGTCAGACACAGCAGGAGCTCTGGACCCAGACCCGTTCTACCTCCTGGCTCCAGACTCCGAGAGACCAGAACGAGTCCAGCAACAGCCCCACTCCTCCCAAGCCAGCCACTCCAGACTCCCTGGAATCCATGGAGTCCTACCATACGGCAGTGCCAGATCTGAAGGAGGAAACACGGCAGTACTGTGGGGCGATCCTACCAATGCCATGCATTGGTTCATCGATCAAAATAAACAGTTGTCATGTGTCTATGGATCTGCTGAGGTCCTGCAGCGGTGGCAGCCGCCTGTATCAGGTTGTGGACTCGGACCTGGAGTCCCCATCGACAGAATCCAATCAGCTCTCTGTGGAGTCCCTAGACCAGATGGACTCCGAGGAGGACCAGACAGACAGCTTCTGTGACTGTACCTCCCCTACCAACTTCTGCAGTGTGTTTGAAGACGAGCCGCCTGGATGCTTCGGCAACTTGAAGGTCCTGGGACCcaaggtttgtttgtttgtttgtttgtttatttgttttcttGTTACTTTATTTATTGGTCTTTCGGCACTCCTACATTTTCTTAAACAGTTATTTAAATTGTGTACAAatataaaacaatacaaaataatgACGTAGAATAAATAAGGTTACAAATTGCTATGAATGGCTTTGCTAAAATCTTGAGATGCAGGTGTCCGAGCAGCCCCACTGGCCAGCGGGCATGGCGGAGGAGCTGCCCCCAGGCTGCCCTGTCCCTCCAGGGAGGCTGTGTCTGACCCCCTTCAGCTTCGAACCCCTCAGCAGCCCAGATGGACCCGTCCTTATCCAGAACCTGAGAATCACTGGTGCTGTGACAGCCAAGGAGCACCGCAGCACCGGCTCACACCCCTATACTCTATACACCGTAAAGGTAAGTCTTAACATTATGTCTTTAACACAGTGTAAAACTAGGTTAGATATAAATTCTAGCGTGGTTCTGGTACCGGCTCTGACCGACATTTCTGCATATAAATCAATCTGTGGACACAGTAAATCAAAATGGCTTGCATTCAGAGCTAGCTAGTTAATTATTGTGGCTAGAAACTTCAGTGAGAATTTGAAACTTTCCTGTCTAAATTGGGATTTTAGAATCATTTGTTTTTTTAGCggagtaaaaaaaagaaaatgtagacattaatactgTAGTTGTACTATAATACATGTGCTTTAGCTGTCGCCCTGGCCTACACTATCTAACTTCCCTCTCATACTGTGCCCTGTGTTGTGTTTCCGGCTTGCAGCGCTAACTTTCCCCGTTGAGCTGTATCACGATGACATTCAGACAGTTACTTACTACCAATATTACAAGTTATTTTTAGTGCAGGCTAGTGAAGGCCAGGTCTtcttatgcagcactccatcactctccttcttagtcaaatagccttacacagcctggaggtgtgttgggtcattgtcctgttgaaaaacaaatgatagtcccaccaagcgcaaaccagatgggatggcgtattgctgcagaatgctgcggtagccatgctggttaagggtgctttgaattctaaataaatcacgtaGAGTGTCACCTACTTTTCCAATAGtcgtgaaggagttcccacatattctgagtaCTTGAGggtttgaatgagtaggtgtgtccaaactttgactggtactgtatacatagaAAACTCAGAAAAATCTTGTTTTTGACTGCACAGGATCTTTAACCAAAGAAAACAAACAAGTTTGCTTTAGAGAacatttcttgcaattctacacattttaccatggggtGGGGAGACATTGTTGCACTTTTAAAGCTGATTTCCTGCAATACTTCAccttttgccatgacttatgccgtgttaatatgatatctgaatgAGAGTGACtcacaaaatcaatgggggcacccaaaggtcagggcccctgggcacatgCCCTGTGTGCCCAGTCAGTAAATCACCAttattactacaagtttagataggtGGCTAGATTAATTTAGCAATCTTAAATGTTTttactgacatgggctaattgagtgactgtcagtggaTGACATATTGCACCTGGTGTATTCTATTttttctaactctcaacagtaaattgagacaCCAACTGAGTTCCTAATTTtttgaataataataatttatttatttttattctgaGTAATTACAGTGGTTCGGACCTCGGTGTCCTCATATGTAGTTACGGCCCTACGTAGTTACGTTACCCCATATGAAGTTGGCATTTacaatggttaaggttagggttggggttaggtcaTGGTTATGATTACGGTTACGGTTAGGATTTAGGGTAGGAACGTCCCAAGGATTCCCGGATAGCATTGACCACGAAATTAATGCTAGcctcttaaaggggcagtagccTACATTGGCTGTTAAAGTTTCAATGGCGAAGGTGCATAAAAATGGAGGACGGCCCCCGTGTACTTACCAGAAACACCTCATTTGCTAAGTTCGCCGTAGTTACTCTTTTTTGTATTGGCATTAGCACAGTATACATTATCCCAATTCTAGCTCCAAGACGGCGGCAATTTGAAAAAATGAAAAGGTAGATTGTGCTGATATATAGTCACATTGAATTATGTTGCGTGTGGATAGTGCTGAAACGAATACTTCATACAGTGTGACTTTGGAAAGTtttccgaccccttgacttttccacattttgttacgttacagccttattctaaaatgccactcaaggacattcagagacttgtcccgaacccACTCCTgcggtgtcttggctgtgtgcttagggttgttgtcctgttgagatcctgctccagagcgctcaggccttcatcaaggatttctctgtactttgctctgttcttctttcccttgatcctgactagtctcctaatCCCTTCCTCTGAAAAAAaatctccacaacatgatgctgccaccaccatgcttcaccgtagggatggtgccaggtttcctccagacgtgacgctcggaattcaggccatagagttcaatcttggtttcatcagaccagagaatcttgtttctttagGTGTCCTTtagtactttaggtgcctttttggcaaactccaagcgggctgtcatgtgccttttactgaggagtgacttccatctggtcactaacataaaggcctgattggtggagtgctgcagagatggttgtccttctggaaggttcttccatctcatCAGAGGAAccttggagctctgtcagagtgaccattgggttctttgtcatctccctgaccaaggcccctctcccctgattgttcagtttggccgggggccagctctaggaagagtcttggtggttccaaacgtcttccatttaagaataatggaggccactgtgttcttggggaccttcaatgctgcagaaatgttttggtatccttcccaaGATTTGTGCAATCCTGTCACGAACAATTCCTTTGATCtagtggcttggtttttgctatgacatgcactgtcaactgtgggaccttatatagacaggtgggtgccTTTTTCAAAGcatgtcaattgaatttaccacagatgtggactccaagttgtagaaacatctcaaagatgatcaatggaaacaggatgcacaagAGCTCAGTTATGAGTCACaaagcaaagggtttgaatacttatgtaagtaaggtatttctgttcaaaaaaAAGTTAGcgcttttgtcattatgggttattgtgtgtagattgatgaagaatttaaaaaaaaaaaactttttagaataaggttgtaatgtaacaaaatgacgAAAAAGTCcgttttcaaatgcactgtatctgaaTTCCTCCATTTTTATGCACCTTTGCCATCACAGCATTATTTAATCTGCAGTATTCTTCTGCAATTTATTCTGTTACCAATCATATTTGCATGGTAATATTATCTTATGATTATAATTATTATGTCTCATCTTTTAACTAAATTCTATTAGTCtattagcttccaaaatgtaATTGTCTAGCTGTCTGATAACATGATCTAATGGAATGGCTTGTCCTGCACTGTGTAAAAATCCAGAGTGCATTTGAGTGAATGCTGGAAAAAGATCTTGGTTCCTTTCTGAACATAGCAATGTGAATGCAAAGAGGACTCACACCACAAAATAGGTGACATGAACTAGCAAAAGAGTTCAAAGTCAAGGGAAGTGTGAATACTGCCCTGACGTATTTAGCTTCTTATCTTCtaccccagagttcactttaaagaggtCTGAGATCGGTTCTTTTAAAGAGGACTATATGTGGAAACACCCGTAGATCctagaggagcaggagagagtggtttTGTCGCTCTAGCTAGTACTAATTTGattatactatatttagaaagcatataAGTCATTTCAAACCTTATTCATACAGTGTTGAATAAGAAATGCatcaaatatttcatattttcacatTTTTATCATAgttgtactgtgtacttgagcttgtgtcctcatcGACTACACCTCAACTATTTGTTTTAATACCAGA carries:
- the snx19a gene encoding sorting nexin-19a isoform X1 codes for the protein MICFQPRSVSALRGMPPPEGSGPNPNHWALSELLGQRRLVVLGVLVAWMVLFHLLVNVWLLCLFTSLLVVLGGWLGSRAALDANSLLHLEHFVPLGRSQPALHSPESEWRLDHEIQSAVHKAIRDFVSSWYHTMLTEEEGLGEFEHIMRDAMLDSVMELKERARCVDRRVLVQRTLELCGCHLQSYMTAREMMKQAEARLGMQDRDSSSTPSLWELYSQADAPHPALASPATELSYSRAVVDLLMQVLVPFPHLETRTGRYMVGELITCNVLLPLVSRVSDPDWLNLTIVDLFTKAKESPDESLDELSDTPVQLHRSQTQQELWTQTRSTSWLQTPRDQNESSNSPTPPKPATPDSLESMESYHTAVPDLKEETRQYCGAILPMPCIGSSIKINSCHVSMDLLRSCSGGSRLYQVVDSDLESPSTESNQLSVESLDQMDSEEDQTDSFCDCTSPTNFCSVFEDEPPGCFGNLKVLGPKVSEQPHWPAGMAEELPPGCPVPPGRLCLTPFSFEPLSSPDGPVLIQNLRITGAVTAKEHRSTGSHPYTLYTVKYETVVDSESLGTLQPVAYHTVNRRYSEFLHLQTRLEEKPDLRKMIKNVKGPKKIFPDLPFGNPDIDKVEVRKGQLDTFLKQLCTIPETANSDEMQEFLALHTDASTAFEKKPFVMSRIDKMMANAVDTLKTAFPRAEDDLDGEPADARNAPEGRKRSVRLRFSSKVAPTLNIPEIQPRVIYCFNEGSTVFHGLSLSGLEGFIKDQEALLYAPQEKEADGRRFSVLPGKDRKGGGGRERKLRGTDTAVADVALNILCLLMKDQWSWLCTENIQKTIRLLFGTFIERWLDVGMAHLTSAPCWAIYLQVMQEAVWPGGVLPDGPRPDRSLIQREETRQQCLHCLTQLLPDLIADMLGSEKYRVSWDMALASLQDPNINRHLIYCICDLLLEFLIPESSEEGFQRSLLHSLFGDEEMLSASA
- the snx19a gene encoding sorting nexin-19a isoform X2, with product MPPPEGSGPNPNHWALSELLGQRRLVVLGVLVAWMVLFHLLVNVWLLCLFTSLLVVLGGWLGSRAALDANSLLHLEHFVPLGRSQPALHSPESEWRLDHEIQSAVHKAIRDFVSSWYHTMLTEEEGLGEFEHIMRDAMLDSVMELKERARCVDRRVLVQRTLELCGCHLQSYMTAREMMKQAEARLGMQDRDSSSTPSLWELYSQADAPHPALASPATELSYSRAVVDLLMQVLVPFPHLETRTGRYMVGELITCNVLLPLVSRVSDPDWLNLTIVDLFTKAKESPDESLDELSDTPVQLHRSQTQQELWTQTRSTSWLQTPRDQNESSNSPTPPKPATPDSLESMESYHTAVPDLKEETRQYCGAILPMPCIGSSIKINSCHVSMDLLRSCSGGSRLYQVVDSDLESPSTESNQLSVESLDQMDSEEDQTDSFCDCTSPTNFCSVFEDEPPGCFGNLKVLGPKVSEQPHWPAGMAEELPPGCPVPPGRLCLTPFSFEPLSSPDGPVLIQNLRITGAVTAKEHRSTGSHPYTLYTVKYETVVDSESLGTLQPVAYHTVNRRYSEFLHLQTRLEEKPDLRKMIKNVKGPKKIFPDLPFGNPDIDKVEVRKGQLDTFLKQLCTIPETANSDEMQEFLALHTDASTAFEKKPFVMSRIDKMMANAVDTLKTAFPRAEDDLDGEPADARNAPEGRKRSVRLRFSSKVAPTLNIPEIQPRVIYCFNEGSTVFHGLSLSGLEGFIKDQEALLYAPQEKEADGRRFSVLPGKDRKGGGGRERKLRGTDTAVADVALNILCLLMKDQWSWLCTENIQKTIRLLFGTFIERWLDVGMAHLTSAPCWAIYLQVMQEAVWPGGVLPDGPRPDRSLIQREETRQQCLHCLTQLLPDLIADMLGSEKYRVSWDMALASLQDPNINRHLIYCICDLLLEFLIPESSEEGFQRSLLHSLFGDEEMLSASA